The Penaeus vannamei isolate JL-2024 chromosome 4, ASM4276789v1, whole genome shotgun sequence genome segment gtgtgtgtgtgtgtgtgtgtgtgtgtgtgtgtatgtgtgtgtgtgtgtgtgtgtgtgtgcgttttaaatatatatatatatatatatatatatatatatatatatatatatatatatatatatatatatacctatatatatatatatatatatgtatgtatctatatatatacatatataaatatataaatatgcgcatacacacacaagcatatatacatatatatgtgtatatatatacagtaaatatacatatatatacacatacatacacatatacacatacgtatacatacacacacacacacacacacgcgcacacatacatacatatatatatatatatatatatatatatatatatatatatatatatatatatacatatatatatatacatatatatatatatacatatatatatatatatatatatatatatatatatatatatatgtatatatatatatatatgtgtgtgtgtgtgtgtgtgtgtgtgtgtgtgtgtgtgtgtgtgtgtgtgtgtgtgtgtgtgtgtgtgtgtgtgtgtgtgtgcgttttatatatatatatatatatatatatatatatatatatatatatatatatatatatatatatatatatatatatatatatatatatatataaatagagagagagagagagagagagagagagagatacatacatacatacatacatacatatataaataaataaatatatatatatatatatatatgtatatatatatatatatgtatatgtatatatatatatatatatatatatatatatatatatatatatttatgtatgtgtgtatctatatacatatacatatataaatatataaataaataaatatatgtatatatatatatatatatatatatatatatatatatatatatatttatatatataggtatatatatacatatatatatatgtatatatatatatatatatatatatatatatatatatatatatatatatatatagttatatatatacatacagtatatatatatatatatatatatatatatatatatatatatatatatatatatatatatatatatatatacacacacacacacacacacacacacacacacacacacacacacacacacacacacacacacacacatatatatatatatatatatatatatatatatatatatatatatatatatatatatagttatatagttatatagttatatatatagttatatatagttatatacttatatatatatataattatatatatatatagttatatagttatataaatagttatatatagttatatagttatatataactatatatatatacatatatagttatatatatatatatatatatatatatatatatatatatacattatatacatatatatatatacatatatatatatatatatatatatatatatagttatatagttatatagttatatagttatatatatatatataattatatatatagttatatatatatagttatatatatagttatatatatatatataaatatatatatatatattatataaatatatatatgtatatatatatatatatatatatatatatatatatatatatatatatatatatatatatatatatatatatatatatatatatatatatatatatgtgtgtgtgtgtgtgtgtgtgtgtgtgtgtgtgtgtgtgtgtgtgtgtgtgtgtgtgtgtgtgtgtgtgtgtatatacatatacatatatgtatatatatatatatatatatatatatatatatatatatatatatgtatgtatgtatgtatatatatgtatatatatatatgtatatatatatacatatacatatatacatatatgaaaacatatatatatatatatatatatatatatatatatatatatacacacacgcacattatatatatatatatatatatatatatatatatatatatatatatatatatatatatatatatatatgcgtgtacatatatatatgtatgcatgtatgtttatattttagatatatatatatatatatatatatatatatatatgtgtgtgtgtgtgtgtgtgtgtgtgtgtgtgtgtgtgtgtgtgtgtgtgtgtgtgtgtgtgtgtgtgtgtgtgtgtacatgtctatacatatatatatgtacatacacacacacacaaacacacacacacacacacacacacacacacacacacacacacacacacacacacacacacacatatatatatatatatatatatatatatatatatatatatatatatatatatatatcattttcctcGGCTGTTATGAATATCAAACTGGTTCGTCATATCCTGAATGCGATGGAACTAATAAAAACGCAGAGAATAAATGGAGGCTCTATGGCGGGCCACCGCTCGGCGCCACCAAGCCCTGGGGATCCTCAAAGGGATGCCACGGCGGCCTCTCCTCTCGCCAGGCTTTGATAACTGGCATGTCCTGGACGCGGCGCCGGAGAGCCTCACAGAGGGGAAACTTAGCCACTTCACCTGGGAAGTAATTTTCGTACACATCCAGGTAAGCTGCTATGAACACGTCAACCCACGTCATCTGCGAAAGTGAGTTGGAGACCACAGCCGTCATTACGTTGTTTTATGGCGTCACATTGTCATAAAAATGTTGCTGTTGCAGGAATTTCTGTAAATGGTTAATTATTGAAGGGTGAAGTAAATAAGCACTCATCACCTGCTGAGAGAGAATCCACCCTTTGTTGGTTATCCTCTCTTCGATGTTGCTCAAGACGACTGGGAATTGAGCCTCTGCCAGCCCTACCATCACCTTCTGCCGCTCCTCGTCTCCCTGCACTCTGGAAAAAAATATGCCGGCCCATCAACTCAGTTTTAACATTAGGGAGTggctaataatgatttttttctttctttcttttgaaaagTGTATAATCTTTGGTGTAGTCTTGGTtctagagagaaaaacagaaaggcagACGCGGAAatcatttagaaatatataaaagcGTTTACTTCGTAATCTTATGCTCAGTAGTATCTTTGAAAATTCTCTAACCTGGCCATCAAGGCGCTCGCCATGCTGTTTGCGAGGTCGTGCAGAGCCTCGACAACCTCCATCTGCCGAGTGGTCGTCCAAAGGTCTCCCGAGGCCAGGTCGTGCCTCTCTCCTAGGAACCTGCAGATGACGGTGGTCTGATGGAGCGGCTTGCCGTCGACCACCAGCTCTGGCACCTTCCTGAACTTGAACTCTGCATTGATAGAGTGGGCCAGTGCGTGTGATTACATATATaccttcatgcatatatatatgtacatatatacatacatacacattaatatatgcattaatatatgtgGCTGGTGtgcaaagagaaaaacagaactcATCAATACAACtcatcaatgtatacatatatatatatatatatatatatatatatatatatatatatatatatatatatatatatatatataacacaatatataacaacaataataatgcagaAATGTCAGACAAAATATAACAAAGCATTAGGGTATAGAGACATGTCAACACAGTCACAAAGCTTCAGCAAGTGCACGAAGGTCGGCATTAGTCCGTGCCGACTAATGCGGACTCGGTCACCGTGTGTCAGCTTCGTCCACCCTGGTGCTCAGCCACAGCGGTAACCTCCGGCCGACAATTACCATCCTCTCGAACCGCCGACCCTCGGAGGAGAGGCTGACACGTTACCACTATGCCAGCCCCGGCGATCTACTTTTACCGTAATAATGAACTAAAGGAGGAGTACAGACAAAATTATCGCTATATATAGGAGGTGTCATTATAGTTGCCAACTAGGCCTAGTCCATCCAGCCAGCCTTGGCTGGCTGGATGGACTAGGCCTAGTTTGCCTTTTTTGCCGATCTTCCCACGTGGGGCCAGGTCACTGAATTCTGAGTGCGAGGGTTAATGGAGTATGGAATCTTTCTATATGAGAAAGTACATGctttatcagtatgtatatatattcgcatcGTCTGCCCGCCACGTATCTCGTTACAAGAATTGATGCCCGCAATTACCGCTCGGTATTCGTCTAAGATACGTggtcattctttttttatattccgaCTAAAGCGTGTCGTTTCATCACAGTTGCAATATTTAATCAGTGGCGGCATAATCAACCAACTGGTAACCTACTTAAGTTTTCTTTGTAGACATACctgtctcatccccctccttatttgttccctccctcctcccacgtgCAACTCATATTCCCTATTTCTCGTGAGTTTCTCCCCCTTATTTCCTTCCATTCATTTTATTTACACTCATTTTTACATTACTGTCACCTCCAATGATAACTGTTAGCGAAACCTATTTCTTAATATTCTCAATGTATCGAATTTTGCCAAGGGCTAGTTTATTTCAACCCACGACTCGCCTCTCATTTTACCACTGGAATTTCTACGGAATTTCTTCCTTTACAACTGCTGTCTCATTTCCCTACCAAAAATTCTCTCTCTATgaattttctctatctcctctatgCCATTTTAATGCCATCTGATTTTCTTCGAACATTTCCTCTCGCTTTGGAAATAAGAcaaatttccttatatatatatatatatatatatatatatatatatatatatatatatatatatatatatatatatatatatatatatatatatatatatatatatatatatatatatataatcatgagaTTAAATTTTCGATAGTATAGGACAAGCGATTGGAGATGATCTATGAGAAATTTCAAGTTCCATTTCATTATTTCACTTAATTTCTTACTTAAACGTTTATGGGCATTGCATTTTCTCATGCGcagtatttatttcatttcattataatataAATCATTTGACGCATTTTTTTCATCATAGTTCATCAAACTCTCACACATTGTCAGCCCTTTCTTTGATTCGGACGGCGTTCAGCGTCTGCACCCTGTTGCACTTCTGGGTCAGAAATTACATTTGCCCTACGGTGATTTTTCCTTTATAAAATCTAGAATATTTACTGGGTTGTAACATGACTGTGCATGGACAAAGCCCATGTTGTAGGgaacattatcatatttttgaaaaaaaaatcatcctcatTTGAGAGTATATTAGAAAGTCACACAAAGAAAAAGTAGTACAATTACTGCTTTGTgtgaaattcatgttgaacagattgcaataggaacaacgaagggaagggcaagaaaacacacgaatatgccgaaggccttttcactattgcttcgtcagggcatatgctacatgaggtacatagaggagtatatataaaattactgggtgatcaggtcacgtcggtaatcaggtgagcgacgaccttggctagttcatggctccctgtagcggtgttgatgttgttaattgtatgaatgaacgccgcttctaccatcttcccttgtcgtggggccaggccttgctttatgatggaggcctgggaccacttcgggaggtgaccatcggtgtctgcgtgaacaacgaaggcgcttctcgtgtcatggcgtcggagagcgctgcggtgttgactgattagttgttcgtgcagtccttgTGATGTCttgcctatgtataccttatcacagcccccacaaggtatgcggtacaccataacagacccctcagccaggtgtacagcataccttgtgggggctgtgataaggtgataagctcacctgattaccgacgtgccctgatcacccagtaattgtatatatactcctctatgtacctcatgtagcttatgccctgacgaagcaatagtgaaaaggccttcggcatattcgtgtgttttcttgcccttcccttcgttgttcctattgcaattaCTGCTTTGTTTCTTAGGATTTGGCGTCTCAAGATGGGTCCTACCGGGGCTGACAGGCAAACCAGACCTTATCAGTTTGTCACCTTGCTTTGGTGGCCGTTACACTTTAGCTGTCCTGCAAGcattttggaaatatatatataatatatatatatgtgtgtgtgtgtttataagagtGCGCGAGATTTTTTCATATTCAGAATTATTATGTACATTTACTAAATTACTAATATGTCGGGAAATTATCAAAATAGTCATTAGTACACAATATTTTCATAAATTCTACCCCATGACATGATCATGAAACTTAATTAACGTTATTAATGTCTTGTGGTGCCGCCACCATCGAGACTTTGGCTTTCAAGGAAATTTATTCctatgttgagtgtgtgccatAGGAACACGCGATCATAGAAACATCTTTAACCCAtaactttttattctataaacaaataataataataaacaagtggcatatcacaatgtaaatctttgcaatagatataagaaaaataaataacattctTTACTAACACTGCAAATCTATGGTTAACTCAAATTTACACTCTCTTTTTACCTAATAATTAAAAATTAGTTATTGCTATGATCCTCATGAAAACAAACATGAGACTTTATCGAGACAGTCGATCCCATTCCACCAGTATCGTTCTATTACGTACTTGTACTTGGAAGTAatcgctccctcccttctaacTTCTACAATTTCCTTTCTTACACTCTACTCTGGTCCATTGTTCCCTTCATATTTCATAATCAGAATTATCACCGCCGacaaattccgttgctgtatccatgggccacaatgtgtgtctgtttatatatatttcctaataAAGCTGACATCTTGGTAAGCGATATAGACGAATTTTCCCTAGCCTTTCTCATCTTAGCTATTATAATTCACAACATGAGGATTCACAATTAtattaatccacttatcaagcatcACAACCTACAATATTCAGGCAAAACACGATTTAAATCCCAGCACTCGACATGCCTGTGTCCGAGGGAAGCAACGACGCAGTCTGACAAGGGAGGGGATAATAGAGCTTTCCACCATGGAATTATTAACTTTAAAAAACAACCATTtcttaatgattatcataacttaCTCTACTGATCATAACGCTAAATTTTGCTATGTTGTTATGCCTTTAAAAAGCAAAGATACTTATATAAAGGTTTTCAGTGGggtctatacatatttacaattgGAACCAATATCGATCTTCGTAAAATGTTGTTAAAATGAAATTTAGTGCCTAAAAAGTGAATACATGCAAGACGCATGTCAGAAAGAAAACCCATATATTGAGGCAATTTGAAACATCCATCAATAATAAAATATCTAATAAAAATgtcacctatatctatatatgtatatatatatatatatatatatatatatatatatatatatatatatatatatacatatatattaatgtatatatatatatatatatatatatatatatatatatatatatatatatatatgcacatacatacacacacataaacacacatactcacacacacacacacacacacacatactcacacacacactcacactcacactcacactcacacacactcacactcacacacacaatcacacacacacacacattcacacacacacacacacacacacacacacacgcacacacacacacacacacacacacacacacacacacacacacacactcacacacacacacactcacacacacacacactcacacacacacacacacacacacacacacacacacacactcactcacacacacacacacacacacacacacacacacacacacacatacacacacatacacacacatacacacacgcacgcacgcgcaagcacaaaatttatataaacgtgtgttagtgtgtgtgtgtgtgtgtgtgtgtgtgtatatacatatatacatatatatatatatatatatatatatatatatatatatgtatatatatatatatatatatatatatatatatatgtatatatatatatatatatatatatatatatatatatatatatatacatatatatatatatatatatatatatatatacatatatatatatatatatatatatatatatatatacatatatatatatatatatatatatatatatatatatatatatatatatatgtatatatatatatatatatatatatatatatatatataaatatatatatatatatatatttatatatatattactatatatgtatatatatatacatatatatatacatatatatatatgcatatatatattaatatacatgtatatgtatacctatatatatatatatatatatatatatatatatatatatatatacatatatatatatatatatatatatatatattaatatatatgtatatatatatatatatgtatatatgtatatatatacatatatatatgtatatatatatatatatatatatatatatatgtatacatacatgtatacatatatatatataaatatatatatacatatatatatatatatatatatatatatatatatatatatattaatatatatgtatatatacatacatttatatatatatacatatatatatatatatatatatatgtatgtatatgtgtatatatatatgtatatatatatacatatatatatgtatatgtatatgtatatatgtatatatgtataaatatatatatgtatatatatacatatatatatatgtatatatatatacatatatatatatgtatatatatatatatatgtatatgtatatgtgtatatatatatgtatatatacatatatatatatgtatatgtat includes the following:
- the LOC113817477 gene encoding glutathione S-transferase encodes the protein MTYQLKYLSLRARGEAVRWVLKVAGVTYTEETIDIFREWPGRKHEFKFRKVPELVVDGKPLHQTTVICRFLGERHDLASGDLWTTTRQMEVVEALHDLANSMASALMARVQGDEERQKVMVGLAEAQFPVVLSNIEERITNKGWILSQQMTWVDVFIAAYLDVYENYFPGEVAKFPLCEALRRRVQDMPVIKAWREERPPWHPFEDPQGLVAPSGGPP